The DNA sequence AGAGCTTTAATTCAAGTTCAAAACAcatcaacaaacaaaattaatcattcAAAGATCcatttaaatagtagtactaagaGTTTTATTGCActtacataaaatattacaacTCATGACAAATCCAAAGAAATGACAAATTTATTAAAGTTCATGCCTTATTCAAACAGGTAGTAGCTATTTTGGATCAATAATTTCAGCGGGTCGACCACACGAAGTTGGAATCCGTATGAAAGACGACCAAAGTGTACTCGTACACATTACGAACCTGAGCTGGGTCATTATAATAAGTGGTAATCATAACATAACCAGTGGCCATCCTAAAGGCGCCGGTGCCGCCCACGATGGAAACCTCCCTTAACTCGGCGCCCAACGGGTTCCGGCCGAGAATGCTAAGCGTGCTGCCCTCGAACTCCCCCTTGGTGAACACAAGGTTGAGGACCATCGCGAGAGCCTGCTCGCGGAGGTCGGCCAACGCCACGGTCCCCTGCATCCGCCCCAGCTCCCCGGAGTCTAGCTCGGGCCCGGATGTGACGGGGTTGTCCAGCACCAGTACCATCCCGAACGCCGACGGCAGAACATCGGTTAGGTTGCTTTCCGCCACGCGCCAGACGGTGGGGCTGTCGCCACCGATGATGTCGTGGAGGTAGAAATGGATGCGCGTAATCTTCTTTGTCTCGGAGACAATTTGGGCTGATGATAAACATATGATTATTAGCATTAGGGTTAGGACGAGCTTCTGCTTCTCCATACTCAGCTttgtttttggggtttttgggataatgagattttttagctACCTAGAATGCTTATATAAATGGAGAAGATAATTTAAAGTCCGCCTCATCACACTAGAAGAGAATTCTGATCacaatttatattcttttatgttcatttttacattaaaaaatgatattctggATGTGTTGCATTGTACGTGCAATTAATGGACACCACCCATGATACTCGATGCCTCATTTTCAAGTAGATAGATTTAGTATGCAGCTGCCAAGAGGAAATctaatgaattaatataactatGGAGATTTTCTGTATCCTTTTGTGATTATAGCATTTTAACACGTACTTTCACTTCTTTTCAAACTCTAACTAgttgaataattatactaaTGTCATGGGTTATATAATCCtaacttatatttataaaagatagtgataaaatgcaaatttctAAATAATGTATAAAGTCTAAATTATGATCTAGACCATTAGAAAATATCACctgatgacaaaataacatcaatagaAAATGTctacacaacatcaatcattgacactgcatgtgttgacattttctgttaatattttgttatcttttgacAGTTTTTAATGattcagatcatagtttggagtttgtacaatatttagagtttgcattttattacatctctatttaaaaatataagatctttttattttctattgattcttcaacaaatataaaattccatgtagtatatacaattttttcataacaaattaaatatactttaggccgaactttaatttttaataaagcACTTAAATTGGATAATCAATAGATAGACGTAGCCCATATGCATTGAATTAGTCAAGAAACTTCAAAATTTCCAGCATTCACCGACTTGGGCAACACGTGACACCAAATATTAGTATACAAACTGAATAAGCGATCGAATATGCTATCAAATAATCTAATCTCAAACAATCTTATTATTAATCAGCATAGGACTAAAGAGTCAGCCTCCACATTTTTCGTGATTAAATCTACCGGGAATcacaaatacaaatataattaacaacATATCAATTATGGCAATAACAAACCTTAGATTTTGATACTAGGAGGTAGGGGtccaaaatactattaataaattattgcatatttataaGTAGTGTCAATGATGACAGTAACACTTAGAGAGacgaaaaataagagagagatcATTACAGAATAAACAATAGAAATAAAGATACATACGGTGACAATGCCAGTGTTGAAATAGTGGAAGAATgtatttctttaaataaaaagaataactttaaaatatttactaataatatgtatatgcatatttatggggataaatatttttttattcttagatTATAAAGGTCAGTTCTTTATGATTTTACACtaacatatttaaataaaaaaataatttgcaaaaattgctagtgtggaaaaataaaaataaattacaaataaattatttacaccCTTTATCCCATTGAAGATGgtccacttttctttttagtttgtctcaatcaagatgactcattactaaaaacgaaaatacatttctttctactttacttcttctcttaatttactctctccacttcacacacaaaataaagttgcaaaaattctcgtgccgcccaaggatGAGGTCATCTTTcttgggatgaagggagtactagGTAATGAAATAACAATAGGAATTTgacaaatgaattaattaaaaatatataaataaattaattactagatGATAAATTAACTAtgaaaattcaacaaataaattaatctagcTATGAAAAATTCTACTCCTATTCCACCATAAGTGAAGCACTTTTTTTGGGCACTTTTTCCTG is a window from the Salvia hispanica cultivar TCC Black 2014 chromosome 1, UniMelb_Shisp_WGS_1.0, whole genome shotgun sequence genome containing:
- the LOC125202052 gene encoding dirigent protein 11-like — translated: MEKQKLVLTLMLIIICLSSAQIVSETKKITRIHFYLHDIIGGDSPTVWRVAESNLTDVLPSAFGMVLVLDNPVTSGPELDSGELGRMQGTVALADLREQALAMVLNLVFTKGEFEGSTLSILGRNPLGAELREVSIVGGTGAFRMATGYVMITTYYNDPAQVRNVYEYTLVVFHTDSNFVWSTR